GCGCTCTGTTTCGAGTGCCATGGCGGCATTGAACATGACGATGATATCCAGATCGTCTTGACTGGCTGGTCTGATGTGGATGCTCTCGGTCATGCTGGATCACGAGTGGAGGGATTGAGATGCGTCAAGCCATCCGCGCTTGGGTCTATAGAATCCGGCTGAAAACTCCATTTTCATCGCATCCTCAACAGGGAGATTGATCGGGCGGAGGACCTGCTCCGGGATAAAGGCAAGAAATCCTGTAAGGGGGTGGATGGCGGTCGGGACGAACACCATGAAGAGGGTGCTGGATGGTTCGACCTGGAGGGATGAAGGCGCCATCCCCATCACGAAACCCAATGCCCAGCATCCATCGCGCGGGAATGGAAAGGCCACCACTTTGCTGCTACCAAAGCGAGACCGGAAGTTTAAAACATCGGTCATGCCTTTCAGCGTGAGGTAGATGCTCTGCACGAGTGGGATCCGTTCAATGCGCTGTTCCAGCCTTACTAACAGGCCTTGCCCGATGACATGATCGCCGATGAGGCCAACAACAGCGAGAAGGATGACCAATAGCAGTAGGCCCAGACCTGGGACTGGGTCCGACATGTATCGGCCGACGACCCCGTCAAGGATGGTGAACAGAGTCGAGAGAATCAAGAATGTGACCCAGGCCGGGACCAAGACGATGAGACCTGTCACGCACGTCTTCCAAAAGAATTTAATCATGACGAGCCAGGCTTGCGGAAAACAGGTCGAGTGTATCAGAATTGGCTGAGGATGAGGAGTTCCTTATGAGAGAGCTTGCACGAGATGTCTCGTTCGAATATTCTAGGGGCATCATACATGGGAGGTCGATGACTGTGAGCATTGACAAAGAGCTTTTGGCAATCCTCTGTTGCCCGGATACCAAGCAGGTGGTCACTCTGGCGGAGGAATCCCTCATTCAGAAGCTCAATGCCGCTGTGGCACGAGGCGGAGTGAAGAATTTGGGGAAGCGGCCGGTATCCGATGTGCTCGACGGTGGTCTGATTCGCGCCGACCAGCAGATCCTCTACCCCATCCGCGACAACATTCCGGTGATGCTGATCGAGGAAGGCATTCCGCTGGAACAAATTCGTTGACCCAGCCTGCGACGTACTTCTCTGCAGTGACGGCATTGGGTCGAGAGGCACCAGACCCTGGTCCGTCGAGCGACGGTCCATCTCTACTAGAATGTCCATGGTGTCCCAGTCATGCCGGTATCTGGTCGGCGCAGTCTCCTGCGCTGGGGGGCATATGCGGTCAGGCCTGATACCTGAGGCTGTGTCGGTGTCGATACGGGATCAGTGGATAAGGATAGCCGGTTAAGTACCACCCTGTCGGATGCTCCGACCGGTGATGGATCGATACTTGATGAGGTTAAGGAGCGACAATTTGAACAGTCTTGTCGCGATTGTCAGTCTTTGAACCAGTCGAAGTGCCACAATGGACACAAAGATATTCATAAAGATTTCCGACGGGTAGAACGAGCAGAAGTCGTTCTCTCGTCGGGGTGGCCATGCGGCACCGAGGACAGAACAGGAGCGAAGCATTGAGAGAGGCGAATTGGGCTTGTGTGGTTTCTGATGAAGAGTGGGGTTGGTTGTTGGGAGCCCGGTGAGTGGTTGGAAGCCATGGAGGGCCTGATCTGTGTGAGCGCATGTTTTATATTAGTGAGAGTTGTCAGTCCTGGTCAAGGGTTAATCAATGTGAACTGATGGGGGAACGGCAGTCGGTCGAGCAATCAATATTTCCCACAACAATGGGGGGTTCGGATGTCGCTTTGGGAGTTGGGACGCCACCCGAGAGAAGGGAGAAGCGGCTGGATCGATCAGCCTGGATGAGAGGGGGTGAGCTGGTAGAGTCATGGTATACCGTTCGACAACCGGTCGATTTGGTGTCTCACGACTGGGTCACGCTGCTCCAGACGTGACTGGAGAAAGCAAGACCCATGCGGCGACATGAGAGACACGGACCGCGCTGTGATAAAGGACCGGGTTAGACGGTGGCCTTGGCGGACTCGATCTCAGTTGCTGTAATGAGGCTGGAGAGATAATCGGCAACGAAATTGAGGGCTTCCTCCCGTCCGTC
This region of Nitrospira sp. genomic DNA includes:
- a CDS encoding DUF502 domain-containing protein; the encoded protein is MTGLIVLVPAWVTFLILSTLFTILDGVVGRYMSDPVPGLGLLLLVILLAVVGLIGDHVIGQGLLVRLEQRIERIPLVQSIYLTLKGMTDVLNFRSRFGSSKVVAFPFPRDGCWALGFVMGMAPSSLQVEPSSTLFMVFVPTAIHPLTGFLAFIPEQVLRPINLPVEDAMKMEFSAGFYRPKRGWLDASQSLHS